In Corylus avellana chromosome ca2, CavTom2PMs-1.0, the following proteins share a genomic window:
- the LOC132172743 gene encoding ankyrin repeat-containing protein ITN1-like isoform X1 translates to MKTLAHQLVERLWLMVGVPGNKFSSNMVMNLILEATKVGNVEYLIILLRSYPDLIWQVNENNMSLFHIAILYRQESVFNLIYELGSNKNYLASCKTFETNENMLHLAGQLAPLDRLNIVSGAALQMQRELLWFKEIEKIVPLSYVNMKNFAGETPKEIFIKRHTGLQKDGEKWMKDTSNYCMLVATLIATVIFAAAFTVPGGNNQETGTPILLRSNWLMIFFISDAIALCSSSTSIVIFLSILTSRYTEEDFFKSLPSKLVFGLATLFISMAGMMVAFSATCFLVYSNARAWVPVVVITSVTIPLTSFVVLHHTLWVDTFLSTYKSRFLFRPNKRKLF, encoded by the exons CATCAAACATGgttatgaatttaattttagaaGCTACAAAAGTTGGAAATGTTGAATATCTAATTATACTTCTACGCTCTTATCCTGACCTAATATGGCAAGTAAACGAAAATAACATGAGTTTATTTCACATTGCTATTTTATATAGGCAAGAGAGTGTgttcaatctaatatatgagCTAGGTAGTAACAAGAATTACCTCGCATCATGTAAAACTTTCGAAACGAACGAGAACATGCTACATTTAGCTGGACAATTGGCTCCTTTAGATCGACTAAATATCGTATCAGGAGCAGCTCTTCAAATGCAACGTGAGTTGTTATGGTTTAAG GAGATAGAAAAGATTGTGCCACTGTCATATGTGAACATGAAGAATTTTGCGGGTGAAACACCTAAGGAGATATTTATAAAGAGACATACAGGTTTGCAGAAAGATGGCGAAAAGTGGATGAAGGACACATCAAACTATTGCATGCTCGTGGCGACATTGATTGCTACTGTGATTTTTGCTGCAGCCTTTACTGTACCAGGTGGCAACAATCAAGAAACAGGCACTCCTATTTTATTGAGAAGTAACTGGCTTATGATATTCTTCATATCAGATGCAATAGCACTATGTTCCTCTTCGacttcaatagtaatttttttgtcaattctcACGTCACGTTACACAGAAGAGGATTTTTTCAAGTCATTACCCTCAAAGTTGGTGTTTGGACTTGCCACACTCTTCATCTCCATGGCGGGCATGATGGTAGCCTTCAGTGCAACTTGTTTTTTGGTGTATAGTAACGCAAGGGCATGGGTTCCGGTTGTTGTAATCACTTCGGTTACTATTCCACTTACTTCCTTTGTTGTGCTACATCATACACTTTGGGTCGATACATTCCTCTCAACATACAAGTCTAGATTTCTTTTTCGGCCAAATAAACGTAAACTTTTCTAG
- the LOC132172743 gene encoding ankyrin repeat-containing protein NPR4-like isoform X2, protein MLHLAGQLAPLDRLNIVSGAALQMQRELLWFKEIEKIVPLSYVNMKNFAGETPKEIFIKRHTGLQKDGEKWMKDTSNYCMLVATLIATVIFAAAFTVPGGNNQETGTPILLRSNWLMIFFISDAIALCSSSTSIVIFLSILTSRYTEEDFFKSLPSKLVFGLATLFISMAGMMVAFSATCFLVYSNARAWVPVVVITSVTIPLTSFVVLHHTLWVDTFLSTYKSRFLFRPNKRKLF, encoded by the exons ATGCTACATTTAGCTGGACAATTGGCTCCTTTAGATCGACTAAATATCGTATCAGGAGCAGCTCTTCAAATGCAACGTGAGTTGTTATGGTTTAAG GAGATAGAAAAGATTGTGCCACTGTCATATGTGAACATGAAGAATTTTGCGGGTGAAACACCTAAGGAGATATTTATAAAGAGACATACAGGTTTGCAGAAAGATGGCGAAAAGTGGATGAAGGACACATCAAACTATTGCATGCTCGTGGCGACATTGATTGCTACTGTGATTTTTGCTGCAGCCTTTACTGTACCAGGTGGCAACAATCAAGAAACAGGCACTCCTATTTTATTGAGAAGTAACTGGCTTATGATATTCTTCATATCAGATGCAATAGCACTATGTTCCTCTTCGacttcaatagtaatttttttgtcaattctcACGTCACGTTACACAGAAGAGGATTTTTTCAAGTCATTACCCTCAAAGTTGGTGTTTGGACTTGCCACACTCTTCATCTCCATGGCGGGCATGATGGTAGCCTTCAGTGCAACTTGTTTTTTGGTGTATAGTAACGCAAGGGCATGGGTTCCGGTTGTTGTAATCACTTCGGTTACTATTCCACTTACTTCCTTTGTTGTGCTACATCATACACTTTGGGTCGATACATTCCTCTCAACATACAAGTCTAGATTTCTTTTTCGGCCAAATAAACGTAAACTTTTCTAG